DNA sequence from the Phocoena sinus isolate mPhoSin1 chromosome 9, mPhoSin1.pri, whole genome shotgun sequence genome:
GAAGAGCATTGAGGATGGGTACCGGCTGCCCCCGCCCGTGGACTGCCCTGCCCGCCTCTATGAACTCATGAAGAACTGCTGGGCCCATGACTGTGCCCATCGGCCCCCCTTCCACCAGCTGAAGGCACAGCTGGAGCATCTGCATGCCAACCCCCACTCCCTGCGAACCATTGCCAACTTTGATCCCAGGTAACCACCCCGGGGAGGGCAGATCTAGGAGAACGGAAATGGACATTTGGCCACATCCACCAAGCGCTGGGCCTGTGGAGCTCCCAACAGAGTCCGGCATAGGAGGCAGCCCAAAATCTGCACCTTTGGGAAGACAGCGCTCTGATGGAGGAGATGCGGTGTCTCGCCCTCGATAGCTCTTGTTGGATGGAAGATGGGAGGCAAACACGCTAAGATGCAAAGTACATATAAGCAGCTGCCAACCTGATACCCGCTCCAGTGAGCTTGGTCACTTAGAATGGGGtagggaagacagagaaaccaACAAGAGGCAGACGGGGGATGCGTGTTGTGACTGAGAGGGGCAACCTTGTGGGATCTGGGAAGGCGCCCGGATCCTGTAGCCAGCAAGGGTTGGGGAACTGAGGGCATGCCAATTGCAAATAGCGCAGGGTGCAGAGAAGTTTGGACTCTATCCTGAGCCTAGAGAACTACtgaccaattttttaaaactgtctgTCTATGGGAGGGACATGATCATTGCGTTTTACCAAAAACACTGCCAGAATATGGAGAATCAACTGTttgcggcgggggggggggggggggggggggggtggtaagATGGGAGAGACGGGCAAGGCTTCAAATGCTTTATCGGGTAAAGCAGCCCTGGCGTGCTGGCCTCTGTATCAAACCACCATATATAAACTTGTTTCTGGGAGAAAATGTGCTCCGAGTTCCAACTTTTGGAACTGTCTTTTGGAGCACAGCTCCCTTATACACTGGAGACCGCATGTGCTAATCTTTCTGGAATGCTGGATATTTTCCCCCAGCAGATTTACTTTACTAATGGTTTCTGGCTCTGGCTGGCTTTAGGACAGGAACACTCATTGTATTGTGGGTGTCAGAGTGCAAGAATAACAGCCAGGGTTGGAGGTGGCGAGCAGGGGCCTGCTCCCAGAACTCGGGGGGCCACCCTGGAAAAAGCCGAGACCACACTGGCCTTCCAGGGCCTCTGCTCACCTCATGTCCCTGCTTCCTCTCAGCTGGGACAGTTGATACTTCATGTCTTTACTGGCCCCCATCGGTTGCCCAAAGCTGGCCACTGCAGTGCACGTGGGCTGGTGGTACCTTCCGTTTGGACCTGCAAGGCTGCCGCTTGCCCCAGGTCTGTCGGCGCAGCGGGACTGTCAGCCTGCCCCTTGCTGTTGCCAGGAAACCGGCCAGGAAGTGGGTTCACTGACAATGGCCGGGCTAATCCACAAAGTCTAGATAATCTCTGCGCTCAGACAGCCAACTTGAATGCTGCCTGCAGATGCAGAGAGGCAGAGCGCCGGtttcagggaagccctgcatcccCCTGCATGGGACTGAGGCAGCCCATGTCCCACAGGGTGACCCTTCGCTTGCCCAGCTTGAGTGGCTCAGATGGGATCCCCTACCGGAGCGTGGCTGAATGGCTGGAGTCCATCCGAATGAAACGCTACATCCTACACTTCCACTCCGCCGGGCTGGACACCATGGAGTGTGTGCTGGATCTGACGGCCGAGTGAGGACCCTGGGGGCCCGGGCCGGGGACGCCTGCTGGGGTTTGAGGCCCAAGACTCACCGATTCCCTCTCCTTGCCCACAGGGACCTGGCGCAGATGGGGATCACCCAGCCGGCACACCAGAAGCGCATTCTCTGCAGTATTCAGGGGTTCAAGGACTGAGCCTTCCCCTCACCcaccctgtcctcagggagcacGGATGGGACCACGGTCCCTCGACCTGTAGGACTTTGGTGCTGCTGCTGTCCACCCTTCCCTGAGGAACTGCCTCTGGAGCCAGGAAGCCTATTGTTTTAAAAAggcggcgggggggtgggggggggcgggggtggtgggtaGAAGTAAAAAGATAATtgtgggagctgggggagggtttaatatatattatatacatatacatatatatttttgtaaataaacagAAGCTGAATTTTCAACTTTACCCCAGGGTTTttatccctctctctcctccatctcACCCTCAAGGGCTGTAGGCACAAAAGAGTCAACTGCTAAGAATTCTGGAAAACACCTTTTATTTGTAGCTGTAGCCACAACCTGGCAGGACAGGGGTGGGTGGGAACGTCCACAGGCTCCCAGCAGGTCAGGGCGTTTCCTGGCCCTCAGCAAGCAGAATAAGAGGCTGCTCGAGGGCCAGCTGAGGGCATCGGTGCAGCAGTGAAAGCAGCAGCGCTCAGTCTGGTGCCCCCTCAGGTGGGGTACCTAGACGATGGTGGGTGGTCCCTGCAGGATCGGGGAGAActggaccccagggctgggactCTGCAGCCCTAGGCCATGTTGGGTGGGGCCCTGGATCAGGGCACAAGGGATACTGGGGTGGGGTCCGGCATGGAGGGAGGGGCTTGACATCAAAAATTAActgtggggagggtgaaggggggAGGTGTTCTCATTGTGGGCGGTCTGCTAATGGGGAATGGATTTGCAGTCAAGAAGGGAGCCAGTCCTCACTCAGGTCTGGGCTCTGGTGGTGTGGCATTTTCGGCAGAGCACATGGCCATCCAAGGGGAAGCAGCCGTTGTCATCCGCCTCGATGGACAGTGGCTTCCCACAGTcctgggagaaggaaaaagagtgcACTGGCGGGGAGGCCCCCTAAGCACCCCACCTCCCCTCTTTAAATTAGGAAGGCCGGATGCTTCATGGCTCAGCCATGCTCTCGTTGTCTGTGTCCCCCAAATCACAGCCGCCTCCACTCCTATCCCCGCCTCCATCACCACACTTTCACTGTTGTCCCCTAGGACTCTCCCCAGGAGGACGGGCAGTGGGTAGAGCCGCTTCCGAGGCGCCCACCCCAATAAAGGATGTGCGGCCTCTCCCACCTGTCTCACCTCTATTCTGACTCTCCTTTAACCTCACTGAGACCCCCAGCCCTACTAAGACAAAACAACACGCTTCTCTCCCATCGGTCGGTCCCCTTTCCTGGTTTATCGGCAACTCAGTGACCTCACAGAGGACCCACACCCTGCTGTCCTGGAGTGACAGGGAAGCATCTCTGCTGGGCGGGCGTGGATGCCATCTCTGTCCACCCTCAAAATTGCAGCACTGATTTACTCCAGGGACGGGCGCTGTCCATCGCTCAGTTGGTGAGCAGCGTCCCACCACCTCCCATCCCCAGGGGGCCGGAGTGATGGCCGACCTCACACTTGTAGCACTTCATATGGAAGTTCTTGTCCAGAGCGACCACACGCACGGTCTCCTCTCGGCCAGGCTCGGGCATGATGGGCTCTGTGCAGACGGAGCACCTGGGGGCATACTGCCTGTGGGGCAGAGAGCCGGGTACGAGTCAGAATGGGGGCGAGGGGCACCGGCGCTGCCCCCAAGAGTGCAGGGAAATGAGATGGCAGACTGGTCCTTACCCCCTGCCACACCCACCCTGCAGCTCCTGCAGAAAGCACCCCCAGAGGATCCCATACCTGGGACCCCACACCTGGAACCCTGCCCCTCGCCTACCCCGCACCACGTGGCTGCCTCTGCCCAAATGCTGAGGGGCACAGAGGGGTGTGACGTGCTGGCCACCCAAGGCGGAGCCCTGAAACGTACACCTCCCACACACTCAGAGGTGGGAATCCGAGTCCGCAGCGTCCCTGCTCTCGCCCTTTAGCTACATCACGGGATTCTGCCAGTGGCCTGAGCAAGTCGCCACCTCGTAAACACCGTTTCTAAGGGGAAACCCGAGTTCCAAACAGCTGATCTCCAAAGGAACTTTTGGAATCCAGCCTGTGTGTGAGGTGAAGTCACTGCAGCACAAGTGCTGAATGCAAGACCACACCCAACACAAAGAGAGCCACGGGCCGGGGGAAGGGGACGAGCCAGCAGCAAGACTCGCTACCCAGGCCAAAGGCCGCCGGACAGCTCAGTCCAAAAGAACTGGTCTCTGCTGTCTACAGACAGGATGCGGGGACAGAAAGCAAGTCCAGGGGTTTGGAGCCGTCTTGGGGTCAGGGGGCAGCCTGGCTCCCAGAAATATGGGGGCTGGCGCCCAGAGAAGTGCCCGGCGGGGGGTGGAGGATCCTCACCTGTGGTAGTCGGGGACGCAGTGGGGCCGGTTGGCCGGGTCCACGATGAAGGCGGTGCCCTCGAGGGGGCAGGCGCAGACCACACAGGTGAAGCACTGCGGGTGGTAGGCCTTGCCTGTGGCCCTCAGCATGCGGTCAGTGATGGGCTGCCCGCAGGCGTTGCACTTCTCCAGGGTGTCCTGAGGAGGCAGCAGCAGGAGGCTGGCAGGGAGCTGGCACCCACAGGCTGGCTGCCAGGGCACGTCTGCCCCACgctcgccccccaccccaccccccacccccagcccgggCTGAGCCCCCGGGTGTCCCCAGCCCGACCGTGACTCACAGTATAGCAGCCCTCACAGTACGGCGCCCCCTCCAGGCTGTAGAACTGCTGCCCCTGCAGCCGCTGCTCACACTGATGGCAGGTAAAGCAGGCGATGTGGAACAGCTGCCCCAGAGCGCGCACCGCGGGTTGAGCACATGCCAGGGGCTGGTGACACCGGCCACAGGACTCTGGGAAAGCCGCGGAGACAGAAGGGAATGGGACGACGGGCATGAAGCTTGCAGGGGCTGAGCTGGCCTGGGAGGGGAGTGGAACCACAGACAGCGGAAAGCACGGGAACGGAGGAGATGTCCCTGCGGGTGGGCGGGGGCTCACCGCTGGCGGCCACGTTCTGCCTCTGAGGATGCTCCATGTCCTGCATCAGCTGCTGCGTCAGCTGCTCCAGCTCCTCTACCTCTTTCAGAGTCAAGGCTCCTGGGGCCCCAGAGGAGCGCACCTGCAACCCCAACACTTTCCTCACACTCTCTGAAGGGTCACGCCCTCCAAGGACCCGCCCCAGCGGCCTTACCCACTTCCTTCCTTTCAAAAAGGACCAGCTCCCCTCCCGTTTCCCAGATACTCAAGTTGGCTGGACCCAAAAGGCTGCTTGTCCTCCCTCCCCAAGGCCCAGCACCACacaaggaaggggaagaggacgACACTTCCACCCGCTTTGCCCGGAGCCCCTGGGCAGTCACAGGCAGGCCAGAAGGACGGAGCGGACGCAGGCCACGCACACAGCAGCGCAGGTCACCGAAGCACTGAACACACCAGGCCACGCGTCAACTCCACAGAGCATGCTGGGACATGGCCCCCGTGAAGAGACCGGCACGCGATGGCGTGTGCAcccacacgcgcgcacacacctACCCGTCCCGCCGGCTGCCGAGCAGCCCCTGTCAGCGTGAGGATACAACACAGGCGGGAGTCAGGTTAAACCCCAGGGCTGTCTGCAGGAGCCCAGCCCGCAGCTCCCACGAAGAGGTCCTGGGGTCCCTCCTTAGAGGGGGTTCCTGGACCACCTGACCCCGGTCCCTCCCCAGTAGGCCTCAGAGAAGAGCCACTCTCTAGGCCAGCCTAGCCCTCCTGTTAGGGGATCCTGAGACAGCtggagactgggggtgggggtgaggttaGGGGGGCAGTGCCAGGAACCCTGAGATCTCCCGGGAGGAGGCGCTGCAGGGGCTGTCTGGCCTGTAGCAGCATTTCCAGGACGTGGTCCCACGGGAATGCTGGGTGGGTCTCCATTACTAAGTCCACCCGGGACCGAGGCCCCCGATACTGAATGCTCTACCTGCCCATGCCTTCACTCCCCTAACACCCGGAACTCAAAgcctcccagctccctcctcccgtGGCCACCTTCCCCTCAGCCCTGGCTCTACCACCCTCACACCTGTCTGCATGGAGAGTTGCATCCGCCCGGGGAAGCACAGATCCATTGATGCTCCAGCTCTCAGCCATTTTCCCCACGGACTCCTGCTACCTCCTGCCTGTAGCTGACTGTGTAAGTCCCCTGTAAGCCCCCTCTTCTATGTAAGCTTCACCTTTTCCTCTCCCAGTCATCCCTTCTCGGGGACAGACAAAGAGGACACAGCCAGTCCTTTCTCTCTGGTGCCACTTAAATGCCTCTTCCATTCTTTGGAAGTATGAACTATTCAAACATCAGCCCTCCTTGGGTACCCACGCTCCCCCACGACACACCAATCCAGCCACTGTTTTCCCTCTCTGCCTGCGAGCACCGATGTCCCAGCTTCAACATGCATGGCACTCAGACCTCTGCAACTCCAACAGCTCCAAACGTCCCTCCAGCTCAGGCACCTTCCACCATGGGACACCCTGGACCTGAGATTTATTGGTCTCTGCCTCCAAGACCCTGGGCGTGACCTCCCAACCAtcacctcctcccccttttcccaTCCACATCTACTAAACGAACCTGCTCAGAAAGGCTTTGGTTCCTCTGACTCGCAACCCTCTCCACGCGCCTTCTGCATCCAGCCATTCTGGCTTGCCTCCCCTGAAGCCCAGCCCCTCGACCATCGACTCCTACAAGGCTCTCATGGCCACTCTTGCCACCTTCAGCCACCGTCGCTTATCTGATCCAATCTCAACCCTGGGTCACGCCACCACCGGCTTCCTGCTTCTGCCTCCCAACTGCGGAAAGTAGGTGGAGAGATCCCCGAATGCTGCAGAGGGAGTTCACCAAACACGGCAGCGCCCTCCGGCCCTCCAGCCTCAGCTCGGCTGCCTGGTATTTGGCTCCTGTGGGTTCCCAGTCGCCTTCCCCATGGCAGCTGTTCCAAACCCTTGCATCTCCTCCAGCCCCCGACTGCGTCGTCGCGCCCTGGCTCTCACGGATGACCTCACCTCCTACGTGAGCGAGGAGCTGGGAGCTGGCCGGCTCGAGCTCCCTCTCGCTCCTCTCTGCCCAAGACTGCGGCCACACCGTCCAGGGTCTCTGGGCTGGGAAagccctgggggcggggcggtCACCAGCAGTGCTCTGCTCCCCGCTCTCAGGCAGAAGAACCCCTCTTCCACGGGCTTCTCCCCCCTGGTTCCCACCCATACCCGAGCCCTCCTCCCCTACTGTcagccctacacacacacacacacacacacacacacacacacacacacacacgcgcgcgcctTCCTCTCCCTGCCAACCTCTGAGAACAGGCCTCTCTGGCAACTGCACTTTCTCACCATCCACTCTGCTCAACTCTGTCCCCACCACAGGACATGGCTTCCGAATCATCCAATCTCCGGCCTTATTTTAGTCATCACGCTTCTCAGACCCCCACTGAAGAGCTCCTCGGCCATCATCCTCTTCTCTGAGATGCCACCCCGACCTGTGACTCTCCTCCTCCTGCCGTTCTTCCCCCTGGTCCAAGGTTCTTCCCAGGGACCCGGTCCCTCCTGTGTAAGTGTCCCCGGGCCTTCAGTATCACCACACACAACCAACGCACGTATGCGCACCGCAAGCCCAGGCCCTCTCCTGCCACCCCATCCCCCACTGCTAACTGAATGACAGTTCCAGCTGAAAGAAGGTCCTCCTGGAACCTGTTGCCCGACGGCTGACAGCCGGACCCACCTCTTCCGGTCCACACCATTTCCCCTTCTGGACTTCTCTATTTTGTCAGCAACACTGTCATTCCCCAACAcaccagggcttttttttttttaacccctccccctcctctcgcAACTGCGTCAGTTACTGAGCCTGGAGGCTCTTCCTCTGTAAAAGCTCTCCTCTCCCGGCCTAATGTTACTGCCGCTCAGGAGTGAATCCCCACACGTCGCTGACCTCCTGCGTCTAGGCCACACCTCTGCTGGAAAAACTTTTCCAAAAGCACGGCTGTCACCAGACCTCCCCACCCAGACACACACCACCTCAGAAATCATTACTGCCTCTCCAGGACCCACAGGCTCCCTGGGTGCGCTATTTCATCTCCTTCCCACTAAGCGCCCTCCCACCTCTCTAAGCATGGCTCCGTAATTTCCCCACAGGGACCTTCCACTTGCTACCCTCCAGACACCCCTGGTGTATCTGTGCCCCTGAGCTTTGTTCATGCTGTTCCCACCCGAATGCCTGTCCCGCTCCTCTCTGGATTCTCAAGTCCCACCAGCCTTCAAGGCACAGTGGCACCATGATGCCTTTTCCTAACTTCCCAGCCTCAACACTGGCTCCCTGTTTGGAGTTCCTGTAACACAGGATTCTGCAAAACTCATTGGCACTTGGCATCTCTTCCTACCCTGTGcctgtacacacacagacatccaTGCGGTCAGTTAACTCCGTGGCTGGTTGGACTAGATAGATGACTGGCAGGGTCCCATCAACCCAGAAGGTCAGCCTCCTGAGCTGGAAGGCAGGAATGGTCAGGCAGGAGTGATAGCTGTTCTGCGCTGGGCATCCACAGGCAGGAGTGATAACTGTTCTGCGCTGGGCGTCCACGTGCTGGATACAGACCCACAGCACTTTCCACACTTTAGCTCACTTAACCTTCCCAACCATCGTTAAGGATGGATAGTGAACTGAGGCTCAAAGTTCACCTAACTTGCCTGGGGTCTTGGGAGCCACAATTCTATCCCAGGTCCACTGACGCCCTCGGGCTCAACCTCTTTGCGATCTCTTCCCTCCCGAGTacagagcacagtgcctggcactgagcaGAAGCTGGCTGGCTCGGCCAGTGTTTACCAGTGACTCTTATCACCAGATGGGCCCTCAGGCAGTGAAAGCACTCAGAGGAGCAGAGATTAACTCAAGACTCCAAGAAGGGGGAAGATCTGAAGTTGGACTGGTGATGATCTCATCCCTCCTCTTCAACCTCCTGGGGCAGGGCGCAAGGGAAGGTCGACCAAATCCTCCTCCTAACTCAGAGCCTGTGTGCTCCCCCTGACTCCCAGTCGggccccacccagccccagaCCCTGCCAGGCTCTCCTCCAGAAGCGCTTTCTCTTGCCATTGTCCCACCATTCCAACCGCAGAGGCTGAAAACTCCTATCCCAccaccccacacccaccccacttTCCGGGACCACCGTCCTCCTCGTTCTCGGGCTCCTGACttagccctgcccccagccccctggtGTCAGCCTggtcttcccaccctccctcaccTGGTTTTGGTTTGGAGCCGGCGGGGGCACTGCGTGCTGCTTCTCCTGCACCTGGGGCTTCTCCTTCTGCTGAGCATAGGTGAAGCTGGGGGGCTGAGAGGAGCCTGTGCCAGTGGAAGAGGGAGCTTCAGGGGGCCCCAACTTCTGAGTGGGCTGTGACCCGGATCCACCTGGAGCTCCAGCGCTGAACTTGGAAGCCACAGGAGTAAACTTGGGAGTCACTGGAGAAAACTTAGGGGTtggagatggggcagggggaCCTCGGGGCTGGGTGTTAGCCAAAGGCACAGGCTGCGGCTGGGGCTGGACATGCAGCTGGACctgaggctgggcctgggcctgggcctgggcctgggcctgggcctggggctgggacTGCACGTGGAAATGTGTCTGGCTCTGAGGCTGAGTCTGCAACAGAGGCTGGGAGCTAGCAGGGGACTTCCAGGGAGGCAGGGGTGCTGTGCCCCCAGTTGCAGGCTTAGAACTGGACTTGGAAACGAATGGAGTGGTGACCGGTGGGAGTACATATCCAGATGACACCTGCaagggaaggcagaggggagagagaagtgcCTTAGAGAGGCTACTGCCCTCCATAACTCCATCCCCatgcccttcctccctgccctgcctttcCTACTCTCCTGCCCCTTACCCGGGCTTTGAAGGGATCATTCTTGGTCATGTCATCCAGCAACGAAGACAGAGAGTCGATCTCCAGATCAATACTGCTCACCTTCTCCCTGGGCTAGAGGGTCAGGGGTCAGAGCACCCATCCCAGTTCTccactgccaccccaccccccatgagggcagagatgCGGGGAGGTCAGCGGAGAGgaccctcctctcctttccttggGGTGTCCACTGTAGCTGCCTCTCCCAGGCCTCCATACCTGTGGTGGGAGCTGTATGGGGGCCTCaggccctccctcctccactaGCGGAGGCGGTGGGGAAGGGAAGATCTCCTCCTCCAAAGGCGCAGGGGGAAACGGTTCCTCGatcgggggagggggaggggggaaggcacCTCCCAGAGCGCCCTCGGCGTCGTCGGCCTCCCCAAGCACAGGAGGAGGCGGTAGGGGAAAGTCTGGTgttggaaggaaagagagggcagTCAGCAGGGACCCCTCTACGCTTCCTTCAAGTTCCCTTCCTTGAAGCAGCAGCTCTAACCCCTAACCCAATAACTCTCTCGAGGGTCCTGGAGCGTACGGGAAGTTaacggggtggggggctgggcgcAGGACGCCCTGGGAGCACTGGGTCAGGAAAGGCCGGGGCTCAGCCGAGGAGTGGTACATCTCCCATTACACTTCGGAAAACGGACCCAGAGGGGAAGATTCGTGCCCCACATTcccgcctcccacccccaggcgGGGGACCTGGAACAGTCCCAGGAGCCCTGGCCCCCAGCCATGAGCTCCACGATGAGGTAAGAACATCTGCTCGGGACTCGGTGGCTGCGCCCAGCCCCCTCCGCTGCGACCTCTCCAGACATCCCCAAATTCCCGAAACCACTCCCCCCAGGCCGGCGCCCGCCGAGGTCCAGCCCCCAAGCTCGGCCACATACCTTCCGGGGGCGGCGGGGGAATCTCGCCCACGCGGCCCATCTGTGCGCGTTGGGCCCCAGCGGCCGAGGGAGGCTCGCCGTCCCCGGGCCGGAAAGGATTCACTTTGGGCTTTGGGGCCACCACCGGGCCGAACTTCTTCTGCGGGGCGTAAAAAACTGGAGCCGAGACGGAGATCGCGCGAGGCGGGCGGGGGGCCGCCATGGCCAGGCCGTGCTGCGGGGGGTGGGTGGCCGGGTTACGCAGCGCCGAGCCGGGCAGAGGACCCCCTCGCCGGCCCGGCTCCCCTCTGCGCCCCCGTCTCCCGACCCCGTGGGCGGCCGCGGAGCGGCTCCCCGCGCCTCACCGCGGGTCGGAGCGTGCGCGCCGCGTCTCGGGTGGCCGCCTCGCAGCCGGGTCCGCGGACTCTGCGTCCCGGTCCCGAGCCGCCTCCAGCCCGGCGGGGAGGGACgcgggaagagggagggagggagagggcggGGAGAGAGCGGCGCCGAGACCATACAAGGAGCggcccggggagggggcggggagaggcggGGAGGGCGGACGGGGCAGGAAACTCCCCCAGGAAGGGGCCCTGATCCTGCCCCGGGGCCGGAGGCTTCAGCAAGGTCCTCCCGCCCccgtcaccccccccccccccgccccagccgcCCCGGCCGGGCACGGACCGCCCCTCCCCAAACACAGGCCTCTGATGTCATTTCCTGACTTGACCCCCTCCACACTCCCGCGGGTGCCCGAGATCTGACTCACCGTCCCCACTCCGGGCTACGCCGGCGGAGGTCGGGCGGGGGCCCCAGAGGTGCCCAAGCAGCCCGGTGGCGCCTCCGCCCcggcccagccccctcctctccgGGCCTGCAGTTACCTGCCTCCGCCACCTCCAGCGGCTCCTCCGCCTTCCCAGCCAGCCGCCAGCCCCGCGCCCCAAATCCCCTCCGGGTCAGCCCAGACAGGCGGGACTGGGATGGAACTGGGCTCCTAGATGGACGGGGATGGTGAGTGGGGGGCGTCCTCCCCGCCTACGGCCCCCTAGGCCCTCTgtgccctggggcaggggtgggcggTGTGAGCACGAACCTCAAGGATCCTTTGGGGGATCCTAACTTCAAATCCTGGGCAGCTACTTAAGGCTTCGAGGAATTCGCATCACCCACGACCCGCCTGCGGATCGGTTAAACATTGCAGGAGGGAGAGTCGCGGCGGGTGGGGCCGGGCAATGGAGGTGGGAGGGCGGGGCGGAGGCGAGAGCGGCCAGCGCGCTTGGGGCGGGGGAGAACGGACGTGGGCGCGGGCTGCCAGTCTGCGCCCGTCCTGACCCACCCCTCGAGGAGGCGGTGCGCGGCCGGGCGGCCCTCGGGGGATTCGGAGACTGCGCTCGGTGGAGCCCCCCATTGGTCCGAACGGATTCCTCAGCCTTCTTGTGCCCTAGGTCACAGGAAAGGGACAAACCTGGgttcgttctttctttctcttgtcttttttttaattgaacatgGCAACTTACCGAATTGCCTCCTGAATTCTTACCGAATTGCCTCCTGAATTCTTCCACACTCACTACCTACAAACTATGAATTCACATGGCCTTTTGGCTTGTAAGTCCAGCGTATCACCCTCAGAcgcttccttttctctctgtcctgCCAGACTTCACTGCCATCTAAGGCAGTCCCCTCGTGCACACTCTACTCAGTATTTCCTTCCAAACTGGCTACATCCTACGGTCAACGAGCATCTGTGCTACGCTCTAGAGATTGTCCAGACTCACTCCTTACATTTACCATGAGAAAACAGTCTGGGAACTTAAGAGGTGGGCCCAGGGTCACGCCCAGTAAGCTGCAGGATCTAGACTAGAACTGTGTCTCTTTGAGGGCTCTGATGTCAGAGCTCATTCCTCTCCACCCTGGTGTCAGGTGAAGCAACCCTGGGTACAGGAGAGCAACGTGAGGCAGCCGGAGTGCCCAAACTAAGGGACAAGTCTCTTTGTTCTCTCCGCATCATTTTCTCCATGTACAAAAGAGTGATGATATTTAATCCACGTACCTCAttgaattatataaagaaataaatgcaatatcaTATCTGAAAATGCTGTGTAATACCCAGTATTATTATTCAATTCGCAGTTCTGACAGGTTAACCTAAGGCCATTTTCCCCATATGTCCCCTTCCAGGTTTCCAGGCACGTCTCTCATGAGCCTTGGT
Encoded proteins:
- the ZYX gene encoding zyxin; its protein translation is MAAPRPPRAISVSAPVFYAPQKKFGPVVAPKPKVNPFRPGDGEPPSAAGAQRAQMGRVGEIPPPPPEDFPLPPPPVLGEADDAEGALGGAFPPPPPPIEEPFPPAPLEEEIFPSPPPPLVEEGGPEAPIQLPPQPREKVSSIDLEIDSLSSLLDDMTKNDPFKARVSSGYVLPPVTTPFVSKSSSKPATGGTAPLPPWKSPASSQPLLQTQPQSQTHFHVQSQPQAQAQAQAQAQAQPQVQLHVQPQPQPVPLANTQPRGPPAPSPTPKFSPVTPKFTPVASKFSAGAPGGSGSQPTQKLGPPEAPSSTGTGSSQPPSFTYAQQKEKPQVQEKQHAVPPPAPNQNQVRSSGAPGALTLKEVEELEQLTQQLMQDMEHPQRQNVAASESCGRCHQPLACAQPAVRALGQLFHIACFTCHQCEQRLQGQQFYSLEGAPYCEGCYTDTLEKCNACGQPITDRMLRATGKAYHPQCFTCVVCACPLEGTAFIVDPANRPHCVPDYHRQYAPRCSVCTEPIMPEPGREETVRVVALDKNFHMKCYKCEDCGKPLSIEADDNGCFPLDGHVLCRKCHTTRAQT